Genomic window (Terriglobia bacterium):
CGGATCGGCGCCAGCCAGTGCAAGGGCAACCGGAAGCGTCAGCTTCCCTTCTTTGAGGTCGCTTGCCACGGGCTTGCCCAGGGTCTGCTGCGTCGCGGTCAAATCCAGCAAATCGTCCACAAGCTGAAACGCCATGCCCATGTTCATCCCAATGGCGGCCAGACAATTCGCGGCTTTCGGATCGCTGCCGGACGCAATGCCCGGCAGCCGCATGCATCCGGAGAAAAGAAATGCCGTCTTGCGTTTCACGACATCC
Coding sequences:
- a CDS encoding polyprenyl synthetase family protein, with translation DVVKRKTAFLFSGCMRLPGIASGSDPKAANCLAAIGMNMGMAFQLVDDLLDLTATQQTLGKPVASDLKEGKLTLPVALALAGADPEALSMVRSVLSEREFRSVESRQILALVEKHDGIGQTRAIAEEYIRTATTALRMFPPSPYRDAIAAIPDFILNRGA